One genomic window of Polyangium aurulentum includes the following:
- a CDS encoding acyl-CoA dehydrogenase family protein has translation MSTTPEPLSLDALIAIDGLLTEEERMIRDTVRRFVRERYLPRSAELFAKEEFATDLIPEIASMGLLGASLTGYGCAGMNAVSYGLALAELEYGDSGLRSFASVQGSLAMFPIWRFGSEEQKERFLPKMAAGELIGCFGLTEPDSGSDPGSMKTRAREDGDSYVLTGTKMWITSSPIAHLAVVWAKVGDGDAASIRGFIVERGMKGFETPTVHGKMSLRASPTGEIVLNEVRVPKANMLPGVQGLKGPLSCLTQARFGISWGALGAARSCYETAVNYTRERVQFGKPIASKQLVQQELVGMAMEIAKGQIMALHFGRLKDAGGITPVQVSLCKKNNVGVALHVARTARGLLGGNGILLDYPVIRHMLNLESVYTYEGTNEIHTLILGQALTGHNAF, from the coding sequence ATGTCCACGACCCCCGAGCCCCTCTCGCTCGACGCCCTGATCGCCATCGACGGCCTCCTCACCGAGGAGGAGCGCATGATCCGCGACACCGTTCGCCGCTTCGTGCGCGAGCGGTATCTGCCGCGCTCCGCCGAGCTGTTCGCCAAAGAGGAGTTTGCGACCGATCTCATCCCCGAGATCGCCTCGATGGGCCTGCTCGGCGCATCGCTCACCGGCTACGGATGCGCCGGGATGAACGCCGTCTCCTACGGGCTCGCGCTCGCCGAGCTCGAGTACGGCGACAGCGGGCTGCGCAGCTTCGCGAGCGTCCAGGGCTCGCTCGCCATGTTCCCCATCTGGCGCTTCGGCTCCGAGGAGCAAAAAGAGCGATTCCTCCCGAAGATGGCCGCCGGCGAGCTCATCGGCTGCTTCGGCCTCACCGAGCCCGACTCCGGCAGCGACCCGGGCTCGATGAAGACCCGCGCCCGCGAGGACGGCGACAGCTACGTGCTCACCGGCACCAAGATGTGGATCACCAGCTCGCCCATCGCGCACCTCGCCGTGGTCTGGGCCAAGGTCGGCGACGGCGACGCCGCGTCCATCCGAGGCTTCATCGTCGAGCGCGGCATGAAGGGCTTCGAGACCCCCACGGTCCACGGCAAGATGAGCCTGCGCGCGAGCCCCACGGGCGAGATCGTGCTGAACGAGGTGCGCGTCCCGAAGGCGAACATGCTGCCCGGCGTGCAGGGGCTGAAGGGCCCGCTGTCGTGCCTGACGCAGGCGCGCTTCGGCATCTCCTGGGGCGCGCTCGGGGCCGCGCGCTCCTGCTACGAGACGGCCGTCAACTACACGCGCGAGCGCGTGCAGTTCGGCAAGCCCATCGCCTCGAAGCAGCTCGTGCAGCAGGAGCTCGTCGGGATGGCCATGGAGATCGCCAAAGGCCAGATCATGGCCCTGCACTTCGGCCGCCTGAAGGACGCCGGAGGCATCACGCCCGTGCAGGTCTCCCTCTGCAAAAAGAACAACGTGGGCGTCGCCCTGCACGTCGCCCGCACCGCGCGCGGGCTGCTCGGCGGCAACGGGATCCTGCTCGATTACCCCGTCATCCGCCACATGCTGAACCTCGAGAGCGTCTACACCTACGAGGGCACGAACGAGATCCACACGCTGATCCTCGGGCAGGCGCTCACGGGGCATAACGCGTTCTAG
- a CDS encoding tetratricopeptide repeat protein, which translates to MSPKRAHEQQLIRLHRLLAEGKGETEEHEALCESMLESWKQLDATTRELFRGLSGDLDMLEGTERLEATEEDTAHLSQEIERTWKEKDFPRVLALLRKVQAPFFPADRVAYVRGRCWNELGFPEAAHAFYEHASKLNPDNGNYAYLALIQALSLGWGEQVVAKANAVADDPHAHARALFAAAHALLRTDASGQLGDERLYRKIVGILQRAVAAETRLPASLRRPSVLAGGYVELGFCYERLQDPDLARRAYTEALQIDPKSDAAFTARGLLLSSTEPDKAALDFAQAVSLKTPLVWPYLFLARHTLLTGDYGRTVELCEEGLKRTDDPGQRANLFEWLALAKAALSEPKELVEEIFEQALDLSPLNLRIQRNKEIALGAAPPESGERPWQVASDTLDDEARLQFRQQFRQQTLAAA; encoded by the coding sequence ATGAGCCCGAAGAGAGCGCACGAGCAGCAGCTCATTCGATTGCACCGCCTCCTGGCCGAGGGGAAGGGAGAGACCGAAGAGCACGAGGCCCTCTGCGAGAGCATGCTCGAATCCTGGAAACAGCTCGACGCAACCACGCGCGAGCTGTTCCGCGGTTTATCGGGTGACCTCGACATGCTCGAGGGGACCGAGCGGCTGGAGGCGACCGAGGAGGACACCGCTCATCTGAGTCAGGAGATCGAGCGCACCTGGAAAGAAAAGGATTTCCCCCGAGTGCTCGCCCTTTTGCGGAAGGTCCAGGCCCCTTTCTTTCCCGCGGATCGTGTCGCATACGTGCGGGGCCGGTGCTGGAACGAGCTCGGCTTCCCCGAGGCAGCGCACGCATTTTACGAGCACGCGAGCAAGCTCAATCCCGACAACGGCAATTACGCTTATCTCGCGCTCATTCAAGCCTTGTCGCTCGGGTGGGGCGAGCAGGTCGTCGCGAAGGCGAATGCGGTCGCCGACGACCCCCATGCCCATGCACGCGCCCTGTTTGCAGCCGCGCACGCCCTCTTGCGAACCGATGCGAGCGGCCAGCTCGGCGACGAGCGCCTGTACAGAAAGATCGTGGGGATTCTCCAGCGCGCCGTGGCTGCGGAAACGAGGCTGCCCGCGTCGCTCCGCCGCCCCTCGGTGCTCGCCGGTGGCTACGTGGAGCTCGGCTTCTGTTACGAGCGGCTGCAGGACCCCGACCTTGCTCGTCGCGCTTATACCGAAGCCTTGCAGATCGATCCCAAGAGCGACGCTGCCTTCACGGCGCGTGGGCTCCTGCTTTCTTCCACCGAGCCCGACAAGGCTGCGCTCGACTTCGCGCAGGCCGTGAGCCTCAAGACGCCCCTCGTGTGGCCCTACCTCTTTCTCGCCCGCCACACGCTTCTCACCGGCGATTACGGACGCACGGTGGAGCTCTGCGAGGAGGGGCTCAAACGTACGGACGACCCTGGCCAGCGCGCGAACCTCTTCGAGTGGCTCGCCCTGGCGAAAGCGGCTCTTTCGGAGCCCAAGGAGCTCGTCGAGGAGATCTTCGAGCAAGCGCTGGACCTCTCACCGCTCAACCTGCGCATCCAGCGCAACAAGGAGATCGCGCTAGGCGCTGCGCCCCCGGAGAGCGGCGAGCGCCCATGGCAAGTCGCGAGTGATACCCTCGATGACGAGGCCAGGCTTCAGTTCCGGCAGCAGTTCCGGCAGCAGACGCTCGCGGCGGCGTAG
- a CDS encoding Uma2 family endonuclease: MVARAPAVLESPSRMSDEAWVNLPEDEPGELVDGMLVEEEVPDWIHESAVGWLLQMLRAWAVPRGGFVGGSELKYLLGPGSGRKPDLSMVLPGQKPPPRRGAMRRAPDVMIEVVSPRPRDVRRDRIEKLREYAAFGVRWYWLLDPAMRTLEIYELGPNGRYFWALGAEGGRVEAVPGCEGLVLDLDELWAEIDRLGEEDAPAEGEEEG, encoded by the coding sequence ATGGTTGCCCGCGCACCCGCCGTTCTGGAGAGCCCGTCGCGCATGAGCGACGAGGCATGGGTGAATCTGCCCGAGGACGAGCCGGGCGAGCTGGTCGACGGCATGCTGGTGGAGGAAGAGGTGCCCGACTGGATTCACGAGAGTGCGGTCGGCTGGCTGCTCCAGATGCTCCGCGCCTGGGCGGTGCCGCGCGGCGGCTTCGTCGGCGGCTCCGAGCTCAAGTACCTGCTGGGCCCAGGCAGCGGTCGCAAGCCAGACCTCTCCATGGTCCTGCCGGGGCAGAAGCCCCCTCCGCGACGCGGCGCCATGCGGCGCGCGCCGGATGTGATGATCGAGGTGGTCTCCCCCCGCCCGCGCGACGTCCGGCGTGACCGGATCGAGAAGCTGCGCGAGTACGCCGCCTTCGGCGTGCGCTGGTACTGGCTGCTCGATCCTGCGATGAGGACGCTCGAGATCTACGAGCTCGGCCCGAACGGGCGTTACTTCTGGGCGCTCGGCGCCGAAGGGGGGCGCGTCGAGGCGGTGCCAGGATGCGAGGGCCTGGTGCTCGACCTCGACGAGCTGTGGGCAGAGATCGACCGCCTGGGCGAGGAAGATGCGCCGGCAGAGGGCGAGGAAGAGGGCTGA
- a CDS encoding L,D-transpeptidase: MRMRPYLVLPALGLLGLSSGCPRLEAGATPELAMPAPAPASIAAPAPVPAPAPAPAPAPVPAPAAAPAVVTVPASMTAPVAAAEPATPPAPEPPPDPAAPSVEAFEEPEPAAEAEEAPAPEAIPAKPEPRPAAEVPELASIAKETWIYAEPRWKSRRIGYLRAGAVVQRSEKPKSRKHCEGGWYHIEPRGYVCAGTYATLDVHHPVVEAASKRPSRDGLPYTYVMSRAPTPTFYARLPTAEELLSVEPDVRGHLRRVAQTSLDPQYVLPPPPDPMPNALLYGQAVPALAGTFRSPEALVLGRAKPRSGFALLSTFEHDERRYGLTTELAVLPLDRARVVRPSSFSGVALEGEVTLPVAFVKSRQAARFSRVAGGALGRSAPLGFREAVPLTGQSMRSGGSVFLEARDGTWIREDQVVRIDPLTHPPGWAVGSRKWIDVSILKQSLVAYEGTKPVYVTLVSTGADGLGDPKKTHSTVQGVFRIHTKHVSVTMDGDDVGDEFDLRDVPFVQYFNEGYALHAAYWHDDFGTPRSHGCVNLAPRDAAWVFNWTTPEVPETWHAALSFAGGTVVHTHP; the protein is encoded by the coding sequence ATGCGGATGCGCCCGTATCTCGTCCTCCCGGCGCTCGGCCTGCTCGGCCTGAGCTCGGGCTGTCCGCGCCTCGAAGCAGGCGCGACGCCCGAGCTCGCGATGCCCGCGCCTGCCCCGGCCTCGATCGCCGCGCCCGCCCCCGTTCCCGCGCCCGCGCCCGCGCCTGCGCCCGCGCCCGTTCCCGCACCCGCTGCCGCCCCCGCGGTCGTCACCGTGCCCGCTTCCATGACCGCTCCGGTCGCCGCGGCCGAACCGGCAACGCCCCCCGCGCCCGAGCCGCCGCCCGACCCGGCTGCCCCCTCTGTCGAGGCCTTCGAGGAGCCCGAGCCCGCCGCCGAGGCCGAGGAAGCGCCCGCGCCGGAGGCAATCCCCGCCAAACCCGAGCCCCGTCCCGCGGCCGAGGTCCCCGAGCTCGCGAGCATCGCCAAGGAGACGTGGATCTACGCCGAGCCGCGCTGGAAGAGCCGCCGCATCGGCTATCTGCGCGCCGGCGCCGTGGTGCAGCGCAGCGAGAAACCGAAGAGCCGCAAGCATTGCGAGGGCGGCTGGTACCACATCGAGCCCCGCGGCTACGTATGCGCCGGGACCTATGCCACGCTCGACGTGCACCACCCCGTGGTCGAGGCAGCCTCGAAGAGGCCCTCGCGCGACGGCCTTCCCTACACCTACGTGATGTCGCGGGCGCCGACGCCGACCTTTTACGCGCGCCTGCCGACCGCGGAGGAGCTTCTGTCCGTCGAGCCGGACGTGCGCGGTCACCTGCGCAGGGTGGCGCAGACGTCGCTCGATCCGCAATACGTCCTGCCCCCGCCGCCCGATCCCATGCCGAACGCGCTGCTCTATGGCCAGGCCGTGCCCGCGCTCGCGGGGACGTTCCGCTCGCCGGAAGCGCTCGTGCTAGGCCGCGCCAAACCCCGCTCGGGCTTTGCCCTGCTCTCGACGTTCGAGCACGACGAGCGCCGCTATGGCCTGACGACCGAGCTTGCCGTGCTGCCCCTCGACCGCGCGCGGGTGGTGCGACCCTCGAGCTTCTCGGGGGTCGCGCTCGAGGGCGAGGTGACCTTGCCCGTCGCATTCGTGAAGAGCCGCCAGGCGGCGCGATTCTCACGCGTCGCAGGCGGCGCCCTCGGCAGGAGCGCGCCGCTCGGCTTCCGCGAGGCGGTCCCGCTGACGGGCCAATCGATGCGCTCGGGCGGATCGGTGTTCCTCGAGGCGCGCGACGGGACGTGGATCCGCGAGGACCAGGTGGTCCGCATCGACCCGCTGACGCACCCGCCCGGCTGGGCCGTGGGTTCACGCAAATGGATCGACGTGTCGATCCTGAAGCAGAGCCTCGTGGCCTACGAGGGGACGAAGCCCGTCTACGTGACGCTCGTATCGACGGGCGCCGACGGCCTGGGCGATCCGAAAAAGACGCATTCGACGGTGCAGGGCGTGTTCCGCATTCACACGAAGCACGTGAGCGTGACCATGGACGGCGACGACGTGGGCGACGAGTTCGACCTGCGCGACGTGCCCTTCGTGCAGTATTTCAACGAGGGCTACGCGCTGCACGCCGCGTACTGGCACGACGATTTCGGGACGCCGCGCAGCCACGGCTGCGTGAACCTCGCGCCGCGAGACGCCGCGTGGGTGTTCAACTGGACCACGCCCGAGGTGCCCGAGACGTGGCACGCCGCGCTGTCGTTCGCGGGGGGAACGGTGGTGCATACGCATCCGTGA
- a CDS encoding DUF4388 domain-containing protein: MSSPPRLVLRFISGKYQGGEIPLVEAQELIVGRASDAGIVLVEEMVSRRHARILLSGTELVIEDLGSTNGTFVNGEKIQRSTLKEGDRVLIGTSILKVVSADAPKPSRRPPAPARPSVAPRGPARSMSGAIDEIPLPDLLQLLGTSKKSGVLVITSEDDVGKIFLHRGLVTFAEINAQEDVPPLKAAFRILGWNRGTFDFDPPEERTLPVTLSLSVQELLMEGLRQIDELNALRNKLPDLDTRLTVPQPLTAALKDLSPVELDVFQAAYNSGHLAIVLNKSPATDLETTQSLIKLINAGYLKKA, encoded by the coding sequence ATGTCCTCCCCACCGCGCCTGGTCCTGCGCTTCATCTCTGGCAAGTACCAGGGCGGCGAGATCCCCCTGGTGGAAGCGCAGGAGCTCATCGTGGGTCGGGCGAGCGACGCGGGGATCGTCCTCGTCGAAGAGATGGTCTCCCGCCGCCACGCGCGGATCCTGCTGAGCGGCACCGAGCTCGTGATCGAGGACCTCGGCTCGACCAACGGCACGTTCGTCAACGGCGAGAAGATCCAGCGCTCGACGCTCAAAGAGGGCGATCGCGTGCTCATCGGCACGAGCATCCTCAAGGTGGTCTCGGCCGACGCGCCCAAGCCCTCGCGCCGCCCCCCGGCCCCCGCGCGCCCCTCGGTGGCGCCCCGCGGCCCCGCCCGATCGATGTCGGGCGCGATCGACGAGATCCCCCTGCCCGACCTCTTGCAGCTCCTCGGGACGTCGAAGAAGAGCGGCGTGCTCGTCATCACGTCCGAGGACGACGTCGGCAAGATCTTCCTGCACCGGGGCCTGGTCACGTTCGCGGAGATCAACGCGCAGGAAGACGTGCCGCCGCTGAAGGCGGCCTTCCGCATCCTCGGGTGGAACCGGGGGACGTTCGACTTTGATCCGCCCGAAGAGCGGACGCTGCCCGTGACGCTGAGCCTGTCGGTGCAGGAGCTCTTGATGGAGGGCCTGCGGCAGATCGACGAGCTGAACGCGCTGCGCAACAAGCTGCCGGACCTCGACACGCGCCTGACCGTGCCGCAGCCGCTCACGGCCGCGCTGAAGGATCTGTCGCCCGTCGAGCTCGACGTCTTCCAGGCGGCCTACAACAGCGGCCACCTCGCGATCGTGCTGAACAAGAGCCCCGCGACCGACCTCGAGACCACGCAGTCGCTGATCAAGCTGATCAACGCGGGCTACCTGAAGAAGGCCTAG
- the hisD gene encoding histidinol dehydrogenase has translation MIPIHLDGTAEFEASLAKLVARGADDLGTVEPAVREIVASVRARGDEAVLAYVQKFEKRTPASLVMRSFDGAAALARLEPRLREAMQLAADRITRYHEHQREQGFRYEEEGVTLGMRVQPLARVGVYAPGGKARYPSSVLMTAIPARVAGVRDIVLATPAPDDTLIAAAHLAGVTSILDAGGAQAVAALAYGTASLPRVDKIVGPGNLYVTCAKRLVYGDVDIDGLAGPSEILVLADDSADPEIVAADMLSQAEHDEDACCVLVTTSRALAEKTAEALGPQLAALPRETIAGASIRTRGLALVVPSIDRLADVAERIAGEHVSFHLEGADALAARVAGGGAALVGHQTPVAAGDYLAGPSHVLPTGGAARFGSALGVYDFVVRSSVIRYTADALLRHGPHIANFARAEGLTAHARAVELRMERLARGGDGDR, from the coding sequence ATGATCCCGATTCACCTCGATGGAACCGCGGAGTTCGAGGCGAGCCTCGCAAAGCTCGTCGCGCGAGGCGCCGACGACCTCGGCACAGTCGAGCCCGCCGTGCGCGAGATCGTGGCGAGCGTCCGCGCCCGCGGCGACGAGGCCGTCCTCGCGTACGTCCAGAAGTTCGAGAAGCGCACGCCCGCCTCCCTCGTGATGCGCTCGTTCGACGGCGCCGCCGCGCTCGCACGCCTCGAGCCCCGTCTGCGCGAGGCCATGCAGCTCGCCGCTGATCGCATCACCCGCTACCACGAGCACCAGCGCGAACAGGGCTTCCGCTACGAAGAAGAGGGCGTGACGCTCGGCATGCGCGTGCAACCGCTCGCGCGCGTCGGCGTGTATGCGCCCGGCGGCAAGGCTCGCTACCCGTCGAGCGTGCTCATGACCGCGATCCCGGCCCGCGTCGCCGGCGTCCGCGACATCGTGCTCGCCACGCCCGCGCCCGACGACACCTTGATCGCCGCCGCGCACCTCGCAGGCGTCACGTCGATCCTCGACGCCGGCGGCGCGCAAGCCGTCGCCGCGCTCGCGTACGGCACCGCGTCGCTCCCGCGCGTCGACAAGATCGTCGGCCCCGGCAACCTCTACGTCACGTGCGCCAAGCGCCTCGTGTACGGCGACGTCGACATCGACGGCCTCGCAGGCCCGAGCGAGATCCTGGTGCTCGCCGACGACTCCGCCGATCCCGAGATCGTCGCCGCCGACATGCTCTCGCAAGCCGAGCACGACGAGGACGCGTGCTGCGTGCTCGTCACCACCTCGCGCGCGCTCGCCGAGAAGACGGCCGAGGCGCTCGGTCCGCAGCTCGCAGCACTCCCGCGCGAGACCATCGCAGGCGCATCGATCCGCACCCGCGGCCTCGCGCTGGTCGTCCCCTCGATCGATCGCCTCGCCGACGTCGCCGAGCGCATCGCAGGCGAGCACGTCTCGTTTCACCTCGAGGGCGCAGACGCGCTCGCCGCGCGCGTGGCAGGCGGCGGCGCGGCCCTCGTCGGACACCAGACGCCCGTCGCTGCGGGCGACTACCTCGCGGGCCCTTCGCACGTGCTGCCCACGGGCGGCGCCGCGCGCTTCGGCTCGGCCCTCGGCGTCTACGACTTCGTCGTGCGCTCGAGCGTGATCCGCTACACGGCGGACGCGCTCCTGCGGCACGGCCCACACATCGCGAACTTCGCCCGCGCAGAAGGTCTGACCGCGCACGCGCGCGCGGTGGAGCTGCGCATGGAGCGGCTCGCACGCGGGGGTGACGGCGACCGTTAG